One part of the Bdellovibrio sp. KM01 genome encodes these proteins:
- the hpt gene encoding hypoxanthine phosphoribosyltransferase has translation MAQLKEQMVPFITKEEIAELVSELASQIESDYEGKEIIFICPLRGSMHLTADLMRKVDLPQQVDFVYVQAVERGGAIKIVKDISVNIAGKHVLIVEEIIDTGRTLSFLRSRLFASAPASLKIVTLLDKPARRELPIKADYIGKTIDDRYVIGYGMDSEEIGRNYPDIYNMKN, from the coding sequence ATGGCACAACTTAAAGAACAAATGGTTCCCTTCATCACTAAAGAAGAAATCGCAGAGCTAGTTTCTGAACTGGCTTCACAAATCGAAAGCGATTACGAAGGGAAAGAAATTATCTTTATCTGCCCTTTACGCGGTTCCATGCATTTAACGGCAGACTTGATGAGAAAAGTAGATCTTCCTCAGCAGGTTGATTTCGTTTACGTGCAAGCAGTTGAGCGCGGTGGCGCGATCAAAATCGTTAAAGATATTTCCGTGAACATCGCTGGCAAACACGTATTGATCGTAGAAGAAATCATTGATACAGGCCGCACATTAAGCTTCCTAAGAAGCCGTTTGTTCGCATCTGCTCCAGCATCTTTGAAAATCGTGACGTTGCTTGATAAACCAGCTCGTCGCGAACTGCCCATCAAAGCTGACTATATCGGTAAAACGATCGATGATCGCTATGTGATTGGTTACGGAATGGATTCAGAGGAAATCGGCAGAAACTATCCTGATATCTATAATATGAAAAACTAG
- a CDS encoding lipopolysaccharide assembly protein LapB yields the protein MISSLQDDMISEARGYFINGNYKMAEPILSQMLLQNTRNPEVYQMLATIAYDKGQFSKAIKTFKRALEIDPTYTDASVGLSIILNDLGKYDEGKQVFLDAQAQLDKKSGKQDPFVDEKLASKHEELADLYYQYKRYNEALEQLLKAQKLSSRKAEITLRIAEVNVQLNQSERAIKDLKGLIREYPHLIPARLKLGAIYYNSNNIAEATEQWENILIRDPQHPEALRYLKMAQAAGITSIDL from the coding sequence GTGATCTCTTCTCTTCAAGACGATATGATCTCTGAAGCCCGTGGATATTTTATCAACGGGAACTACAAAATGGCTGAACCCATTTTGAGTCAAATGCTTCTGCAAAACACTCGCAATCCAGAGGTTTATCAGATGCTGGCGACGATTGCTTATGACAAAGGCCAGTTCAGCAAAGCGATCAAAACTTTTAAGCGCGCTTTGGAAATTGATCCGACTTACACTGATGCCAGCGTGGGTTTGTCGATCATTCTGAACGACCTTGGTAAATATGACGAAGGAAAACAGGTTTTCCTGGATGCCCAGGCTCAGCTGGATAAAAAGTCCGGCAAACAAGATCCATTCGTTGATGAAAAGCTTGCTTCCAAACACGAGGAATTGGCTGACTTGTACTATCAATACAAGCGCTACAACGAAGCTTTAGAACAACTTTTAAAGGCGCAAAAGCTGTCCAGCCGCAAGGCAGAGATCACTTTGCGTATCGCTGAAGTTAACGTGCAGTTAAATCAGTCGGAAAGAGCCATCAAAGATTTGAAAGGCCTTATCCGCGAGTACCCGCACCTAATTCCAGCTCGCCTAAAGCTTGGGGCAATCTACTACAATTCAAACAACATTGCTGAAGCCACTGAACAGTGGGAGAATATTCTCATTCGGGACCCACAACACCCCGAAGCTCTTCGTTATCTGAAGATGGCGCAAGCAGCAGGCATTACATCAATTGATTTGTAA
- a CDS encoding outer membrane protein assembly factor BamD, whose translation MLKTLRVMTLICASGFLLSACSTMEKNSDTPDGAFAIAEEFDKGERYEEAIRRYTEVKNKFPYSNFATKAELAIADVYYKQESFAEAQVAYQMFKELHPTVPNSDYVQFRLGMSYYNQLPSSIDRDLTLANDTIINLSDLIKKYPNSEYVAEAKEKRSATIKMLAEKEDYIGNFYFIREIYDSALKRYEGLYSNYKNLGFDARALSRIVISAKKIGDDPKANKYMAILSSDFPGSSELKQAEKEMK comes from the coding sequence ATGCTAAAAACGCTCCGAGTCATGACACTTATTTGCGCATCAGGATTTTTACTTTCTGCATGCTCCACAATGGAAAAAAACTCTGACACTCCAGACGGTGCCTTCGCTATTGCTGAGGAATTCGATAAGGGAGAACGTTACGAGGAAGCGATCCGTCGTTATACCGAAGTTAAAAACAAATTCCCTTACAGCAACTTTGCGACGAAAGCAGAACTTGCGATCGCAGATGTTTACTATAAGCAGGAATCTTTTGCTGAAGCTCAAGTGGCGTATCAGATGTTTAAAGAACTTCATCCGACAGTTCCAAACTCTGACTATGTTCAGTTCCGTTTGGGAATGAGTTACTATAATCAGCTGCCGTCTTCTATCGACCGCGATTTAACTTTGGCGAACGATACGATTATCAATCTTAGCGATTTGATTAAGAAATATCCGAACTCTGAATACGTGGCAGAGGCCAAGGAAAAGCGTTCTGCAACAATCAAAATGCTGGCTGAAAAAGAAGATTATATCGGTAACTTCTATTTCATCCGCGAGATCTATGACAGCGCTTTGAAACGCTATGAAGGTCTTTACTCAAATTATAAAAACTTGGGTTTTGATGCTCGCGCACTTTCACGCATTGTCATTTCTGCGAAAAAGATCGGCGACGATCCAAAAGCAAATAAATATATGGCGATTCTTTCCAGCGATTTCCCTGGCAGCTCTGAATTAAAACAGGCTGAAAAGGAGATGAAGTGA